In Pseudomonas grandcourensis, the DNA window GTTCAGAAAAGGTTTCAGCGAGGCGATTGCGTCGCGAAGCTGTTGGGGTTTAACGGCCAATACAATGACATCGCAGTTGGCAAATGTTGCGTCCGGAGTTTCGGTCGCATGTACACCCAGACGTGTTGCCAGGCGATTACGTGAGTTTTCAGACGGTACCGCGACACAAATAGATGTTGCCGGCACACCGCGTGAGATCAGGCCTTCCATCAAGGCGGAAGCCATGTTGCCTCCCCCAAGGAATCCAAAGGTAAGCGAGTCAAGAATGTTCTCGTTGTACGCCATCTACGTGAAACCTCTTTCGTGAACTTGATGCAGAAAGTCGAAGCGTTAGCGCTCAGGAGGAATCGGTTGCGCGCCTGATCTCATAGTTCCAATGCCGACCCATCGACAGACGAAGTCGTTCCACCACGTCGTTTCGCGATCAGCGTGTCCAACCAATCGCTGCGCATTTGCGGTACGGATTCGAGTAATTTTGAGGTGTATGGATGGCGCGTATTTGAGTCGAAAACCTCAGCGATAGGTCCACTGTCAACAGCTTTGCCTTTCTGCATCACGACAACCCTGTCACCCAATCGGCGGGCGGCATCAATATCGTGGGTAATAAATAGAATGGCGATCCCGGTTTCCCGTTGTACCTCACGCAGAAGCTCCAGCGTATGGGCCGCGACTATAGGATCTAGTGCAGCCGTCACCTCGTCGCAAATCAAAAGGTCAGGCTGGGCTGCAAGCGCGCGGGCAATGCAAACACGCTGTTTTTGCCCCCCCGACAATTGTGCTGGGAGTCGGTCTGCGCAATCGGCTGGCAAATACACGCGCTCCAGAAGCTGCATTACTTGCAGGCATGCTTGCTGATGAGAAACACCAAAATAGAAGCTCAGTGGCCGAGCAAGAATATCGCGTATTTTTTGCTGCGGATTGAGAGCCGTATCGGGAATCTGATGCACCATCTGGATGCGACGCAATTCATCACGGCTGCGCCGCAAGGCAAAGGGTGCAAGCGGTTCGTTACACAGATGGATAGAGCCCGCTGTCGGTGCCAGTTGGCCAACAATTGACTTGGCCAGTGTACTTTTACCACTGCCAGACTCGCCCACGACCACCAGGGTTTCTCCCGGCGCGATCGATAGGCTGACGTTATCCAACACTCGCATACGACCGTAGCTCACACTCAGATCGTTCACCACCAGCGTCACGTCATCCGCTCTGGGCGTACCGATAGTCGTCATGTGAGGTCTCATCTGTACGCTGACCAATTCGCGTGTGTACGGTGCCTGCGGTGCATGGAGGATTTTTTCCGCTGCTCCCGTCTCTTCTACGCGCCCCTTTCTCATGACCATGATGCGATCTGCGGTCTGCGCGACCACGGACAAGTCATGAGTAATGTGAAGCGCCGCAGTACCACGCTCACGGATCAACTTGCGCAACGTTTCCAGAACTTCTACCTGAGTAGTAACGTCCAGTGCCGTTGTCGGTTCGTCCAGAACCAGGATATCCGGCTCTCCTGCCATCGTCATCGCTGCCATTGCTCGTTGAAGTTGGCCGCCAGACACCTCATGGGGATATCGGTCGCCGAATGTGTTCGGAGAAGGAAGATCAATGGTCCGGAACAGCTCAATGGCTCGGCGCCGTGCCTCTTGGCGGGAGCATAGCCCGTGCCGAACCGGTACATCGCACACTTGATCCATGATTGGCCGTGATGGATTGAAAGCGGCCGTCGCACTCTGCGCGTAATAGGCAATCCGACGACCACGCAACTTCTGTCTTTGCTCGAGCGACAAGGCAAACAGATCCATGCCGTCGAAAAAAACATGTCCGCCAGCGATGTGACATCCGGGGCGCACGTAGCCCAAAGCGGTCAAGCCGAGCGTCGACTTACCAGCTCCGGACTCGCCAATAAGTCCGAGAACCTCACCAGGTCGTAGTTCCAGATTAATACCGTCGAGCAGCGTTACCTCTTCACCGCTATCTCGACGGGCAACGATGGACAGCTGTTCTATCCGCAGGATCGCGGGCTCTGAAAAACGGGAGCTCATTGTTCTTCTCCTACGGCAGGGCTGTTGCGAGAGATCAGCCAATCAGCAATCAAGTTGACGCCAATCGTCAGAAGCGCGATGGCAATTGCGGGAATTAACGGAGCTATCACGCCATAGGTAATGGCCTGCGCATTGTCACGCACCATACTGCCCCAATCCGCATTGGGTGGACGGATACCCAGCCCCAGGAAGCTCAATGCCGCGATGAACTGAAAGGCAAAACAAAAGCGCAGACCGAACTCCGCGATAATCGGCGGTAAAGAGTTGACCAACACTTCGCGCCGGATAATCCACCAAAGTCCCTCGCCTCGCAGCCTCGCTACCTGAACGAAATCCAGCGCGGCTACACCCATCGCGACAGAGCGTGTGATGCGAAACACGCGGGTTGATTCAAGAATGGCGATAGTGCCAATCAAAACCGGTATCGATGTGCCGAGCGCCGTCAGAATAATCAATGCGAGAACGAGTTGCGGCAACGACATGAGCAGATCAACCAAACGCGACAGAACCGCGTCGAGCCAGCCACCGGCAACGGCTGCCGCGATGCCAGAGGAAACACCAATCAGAAAGGAAATTGCAGTGATGGCAAGCGCTAATCCGATGGTTGTCCGTCCGCCATCGAGAAGGCGGGCCAACATATCTCGCCCAAGGTTATCGAGTCCGAGTGGATAAAACAGGCTGGGCGCATCCCACGTATCACCAACGATCTCATTGGGGCCATGACTCATGAACACTGGACCGAATGCGACGGCAAGGATGATGAATAGGGTGATGCCCATTCCCGCAAACGCGCGCGTTGGCACATATTGATTGGCAATGATCATTTGAGCGCTCCGCGCAAACGAGGGTTAGTGATAATGACAAGTAGGTCGGCTAACAAATTGATGAGCACGTAGGTCGCGCCGAAGATAAGCCCGCAGGCCTGGACGGTGGGGATGTCGCGCTTGCCGACTGCATCCACCATGTACTGGCCGATACCCGGATAGACGAAGATGGTTTCTACAACGATCACCCCTACGATCAGATAAGCCAGGTTAAGCGCCACAACGCTGATGAGCGGCGCCATCGCGTTGGGTAGTGCCTGTCGCAGCACAATGCTGCTGCGCGGTTCGCCCTTGAGAATGGCCATTTCTATATAGGGTTGCGACATGACGGACAGCACGGCGGTGCGGGTCATGCGCATCGTATAAGCCCAGACCATGGGTGCGAGCGTGAACGCCGGCAAGATGACGACCGACAACCGCTGCGTCAGATCCATGTCGGGCAAAACCATGGATATTGCGGAAAACCATCCCAGTTGCGTCGAGAAGACCAGAATCAGCAGATAACCGAACAGGAACTCTGGAATAGAGATCGCCGCAAGAGCGCCGATGTTGAGGAATGATCCGACACGCCCCTGGCTTTTTATCGCCGAAACGATGCCCAGAACAACCGCTAGGGGGATGGAAATAATCGCCGCCACCGCCGCCAATAGCAGTGTGTTCTCTAACCGGAAACGGATCTGGTCAATGATTGGCGCGCCGTTGGCCAGTGACAGGCCAAAGTCCCCATGCAACGCGTTGGACAGCCAGCTGAAATAGCGCAGTAACGCAGGTTGGTCGAGCCCTAATGTTTGCCGAAAGGCTCTGAGCGCCTCTTCGGTTGCGTCACGGCCCAACACTGCCGAGGCAACATCGCCGGGCAGGATCTGCGTGCTGGCAAAAACGACGGCCGAAAGAGCCAGCAGCGTGAGCAGACCGAGGCAGAACCTGCGTCCCAGCAAAGAGAGAAGCTGCGAATGAGCTCTTGGCTGTTTACCGTTCTCGAAAGGCTTGTTCGTGCTGTGACACGCAGGCGGCAACGGGGCTTCGTCGGATCTTGTTTTTTTCACACCCGTGTTCCTCATTTGAAGATATTATTGGACTTGTAAACTTTAACGATATAAACATTGTTTCATTGCTCACGCAAGAACCTGATCGACCCAAGAACATCGGCCCATATGAAATCCAAGAACAAGAGGAACTGACGATGAACGACAAACGGCGTGTGGATGAGTATTTGGAAGGGATGACCCGGCGAGGCGTACTCAAAGGCGCCGCAGTGCTTGGCCTGGGCCTTGGCCTTAATCTCTCCCTGCCATTCGCCCGGGCTGCGGAGCCGAAAAAGGGCGGGACCTTCCGGCTAGGCATGATTGAAGGTGAAACCACCGATACCCTCGACCCGCGGCTGACAGGCACGACCTATGCTGCCCATGTGAGCCTGCAGCTTCGCAACTGTCTGGTGGAAATTGGGCCCGATATGACACTGGTGCCCGAGTTGGCCGAGAGTTTCGAGCCGCAGGACAAGGGCGCAAAATGGGCCTTCAAGCTGCGCAGTGGCGTGACGTTCCACAATGGCAAGGCGATGTCGCCTGTAGATGTTATCTATTCGATGAACCTGCACCGGGGGGAGACCTCAACGTCGGGTGCGAAATCGCTGTTAGCGCAAGTCAAAGAAATCGCCTCCGATGGCGATACCGTGACCTTCACATTGTTCGAGCCCAACGCCGATTTCCCATTCGTTCTGGCCGACTATCACCTCGTGATCGTTCCCGACGGTACGACCAACTTCAAGGACGGCATGGGTACCGGCGGCTATGTTCTGGAATCGTTCCAGCCCGGTGTGTTGACCCGCGTACGGCGCAATCCCGATTACTGGAAACCCAACCGGGCGCATTTCGAATTTGTGGAAACGATCTCTATTCCCGATTCGGTCGGTCGCAACAATGCCCTTCTGGGCGGAGCCGTGGATGCCATCATCCAGACCGATCCCAAGACGGCCAATCTGCTGGCCAGCCGACGCGGCTACCAACTCATCGAAACCAAAGGCACCCAGCATGTCACGCTGGCCATGCGAACGGATCTGGCGCCCTTTGACAATGTTGACCTACGTCTGGCACTCAAACACGGCATTGACCGCGAACAACTGGTCAAGACCCTGCTCAAGGGGCACGGTGTGGTTGGCAATGATCATCCGATAGCCTCAGTCAATCGCTACCATGCCGATCATCTGACCCAACGTAGCTACGACCCAGACAAGGCAAAGTTTCATCTCAAGCGCTCAGGCCTAAGCGATCTGAAACTGACACTCGACGCCTCCGATGCAATTTTGGCTTTTGGTGTCGACATGGCGGCCATCTTCCAGCAAAGCGCGGCAAAAGCGGGTATCAATTTCGACATCCACCGCAACCCCACCGATGGCTACTGGGACAGCGTCTGGCTCGCCAAACCTTGGTTCGAAGGCTTCTGGGCCGGGCGACCAACTGCTGACTGGATGTTCACGCAAGGCTACGCCGCCGATGCGCGCTGGAACGAAGCGAAATGGAAAAATCCACGCTTCAACCAATTGCTTGTGGCCGCACGTGGAGAACTGGATGAAGGCACGCGCGCGCAAATGTACGGGGAAATGCAGGCGCTCTGTTCCGATGACGGAGGTTCGATCATCCCATTTTTTACCAACACCCTTGATGCTGCCACCGACAAGGTGCAGTTCGGGCAATTGTCATCAAACCTCGCTGGCGACGGCGCTCGTTGCGCCGAACGCTGGTGGTTTGCCTGAAGAAACACTTGGCTCGCGCCAATGGCTGGAAAAAATAACAACAGTGAGGACGTAAAAAAATGACACACGCAACTCCGTTAGGGACTGCCATGCTGATCGATCTTGAACAATATCCGATCACTGACCTGAAAAGCCCTGCGGCCCAGGCGCTGATCGCTCGCTGTCGCGAAAGCCTGGCCGCCCGTGGTGCCGTTCGCCTGGACGGATTCGTTCGTGCGGAGGCGATTCAGGTAATGGCCGAAGAGGCCCGAAATTTAGCCGCGAACGCTCATCAGCAGAACGATGATTTCACAGCCTACATCGGCCAAACTCTTCCCGACAGTTTGCCGCCCCATCACCCCTGCCGTAATTTGCAGCGTACAGCTCAGGCTGCCGTTGCCTATGATTTGATCGGCGACAGCACCGCCGTTCGCAGCTTTTATGAATCAGAAGATCTCACGACCTTCATCGGTGCAGTGCTGAGCAAGGAACGTTTTTATCGCAGCGCAGATCCCCTGGCGGCCTGCAATCTGGCTTACATCGGCGAAGGGCAGGAGCTTGGATGGCATTTCGATAGTTCTGAGTCTTCCGTAACACTGCAGATCCAGGCACCTCGTGAAGGCGGCGTATTCGAGTTCGTTCCGAATATTCGCACCGACACACAGGAGAATTTCGATGAGGTCGGTGCTGTTCTCATCGGCGGCGACAAGAATGTCGTGCGCTCTCCTTGCCAAGCTGGCACGCTTTCAATTTTTCGTGGGCATCACGCATTGCATCGTGTCACACCGGTTTTTGGAGAAACCCCAAGGGTTACCGCCGTTCTCACCTATGCAGAAGTACCGGATTTTCGGGTGAGTGACTATTCGCGAAAACTTTTCTACGGTCGTCTTGCTTGACCGAGAAGTGCCGAGCAATTATTTCCAGCAACAGTAAGGGCACCGCTTTGACTGAAAACCCGAGATCTCCCCCAACGTTGAACGATGTAGCGGCCCTGGCGGGGGTTTCCGCTCAGACAGTTTCCAATTATCTGACTGGACGTAACAAGCCGCGTAGCGCAAATCTTCAGCGCTTGGAGGCTGCGATCAAGGAGTTGGGTTACCGACCAAGCGCGGCTGCCCGTGCTTTGCGCCTCAAGCGATCCAATACGATCGCGTTGCTTTTGGAGGACGGCGCCGACAGCGCCGTCGAAAAGGCTCGGCAAAACTGGGAGCCTCTGCACGCCATGTTCCTTTACGGCGCGACGATGAAGGCCCGCGAGTTGGGCTATCGCATCACCATTGTTCTGACAGAGCAAGGGACGACCGAAGCCGAGGCGCAGCGATTGGTGCGTGAAGGCATGACAGATGCCTTGATCTGCAGTACCGAGGCCATGCCGGATGCACAACTGCGTCGACTGCAGAAGCTTGCCAGGACCGAAAACGTTCCCATCGCCATGCTGCAGGAATACCGTGTACATCCCGATATCTGTACCGTGGCTGCGGAAGATGAACATGGTGCGACGATGGTAGCAGAGCATTTTGCCGCCCTCGGTCACAAACGTGTTGCAGTCATGATCGTGCTCCCACTCTGGCCTGGCCCGATCCGGCGCCGCGACGGGTTCGAAATCGCAGCTCGCCGTCTAGGGCTTGAAGTGCAGGTATGGGAGTGTGAGCGCTACGATGCCGAGACGATCCGCACGTACGCGGCTAACCGCCTACAGCGTGAAGACAGCCCCACCGCGGTATTTGCAGTCAACGACATCATTGCGATCAACGTGATGAAGCAAGCAATCGATATGGGGCTAGAGGTCGGTCGGGATATCTCTGTTGTGGGCTTTAACGATCTTGATATCGCCTCGCAGGTCACGCCGCCTCTAACAACAATACGCACCCCGGCAGCCACAATGGGAGCGCGCGCTGTAGAGGTGCTGACCAATGCTCTTGGCGGACAACCACTTCCTCAAAGCACTACCTTGCCTGTCGAGTTCATCATTCGTGGTAGCTCCGGTCCCCCAATTAGACTTCAAGATTAAAAGCCGCTCCCCATCCCCGGAGGGGCATACCCTAGCCGCTGACTTCAAAAAATTAGGCTTCTGAGCGTGGGCTACGGCATTCGCTCAGAGTGGGCCGTTGGTGGTTGCGCCTAAATTCAGGCGAGTTGAAAACCCGACTTTTTCAACAGAATCGGCCGTTAACTGCCTCTCGCGAAAGACGACTTTGGCTCGTTTTCTTGACTATTGGGCTGGCAGCAGCGTCAGCGTGCCTTTGGTATTGGCCGCAACTTCCGACTCTTCGAAGTGCTGCGGCAGGTAGCCACCCTGGATATAGGTTTGCGCCTGATCTGCATAATGTCGATCGAACAGTACACCGCTCTGACCGACCGGATTGATGCCGAGGCTATGCGCCGGGTCGGCAAAGTCGATCAGGCGGCGGGTCGACGGGCCATAGACTACTTGCCAGGGTGCCGGGCCTACACGGGCTGAGAGGTTGTTCGGCGTCTCGTGACCACCAGGGGCGGCGAAGGGGCCAACGTTGAACAGCTTACCCAGCAGCTTTTGCTGGCCGAGCGGGTGACCATGGGTGAGAGTATGGGCCTTACCCCAACTCCAACTGGCCGGGTCATTACCCAGAGTTTGTTTGAGATGTGCGATGCTGGCCTGCCAGGCCTCTTTGACGATATCGGCGCGGCTTTCTATTGTCGGCGTGCTGAGGTTATCCCACCAGAGCGAGTCTGCCTCTGCTGCCAACCGTGGCAAGGCGACGTCAAGCACGCGGGTCGACAGCAGGTTGTCGAAGAAGGCATCACCGAGTTCGTCGTGCATGGCGCAAAAGGTCAGTTGGTACACTAGTTGGTTGAACAACGTGGCGCTGGTCGAGTCGAGTGAGTGGTCGCCTTTCCAGGCCGCCAACTGTTCGAGCAGCGCGCGCTCTTCCGGTGCCGTCACTACCTCACGCAACAACGTCAGCAGCGGCGCGAGCAAGCGTGGACCGTAGCCAGTGGCGGTGTCGAGTTGCAGCGCCTGACTGTTGTCCAGATTCCACTTCACCGAGTTGTCGGCCAACTGTTGGTCGAGACGCTGGCCTCGGTCCGGCAAATTGTAGTAGCCGGGAATTTCCATAGCCGTCGGCGAAACTGGCTGGAAATTGGCGGAGACAATATAGCCACGTGCCGGGTTCTCTTCCTGCGGGTTGTCACTGAATGGATAGAAGCCGTTCTTGTTCGCCTCGGCGGTGCTGCCGTCGAGAATGAAATTCGGGTTCGCCCCGGCCGGGCGTTTGGGCAGTTGCGCGGCCGCCCACCAGCCGATATCCCCTTTGGCATTCGCCCAGACTAAGTTGAGGCCAGGGGCCTGGATTTTCGCTGCGGCGCTGCGCATCTTCGCCAGACTATCGGCGCGATTGATTTGGTAAAAACCGTCGAGCAGCGGGTTCTGGGTTTCGAGGAAGGCCCACCACATAGCAATCGGGGTATTGCCGCCGCTGACGCCAAGGGCGTCGTTGATGATCGGACCGTGGGGCGACTGGCGTAGGGTTAGTTTGACTGGGGCCTCGCCTTTAACGCGGATTTCCTGCTCGGTGGTTTTCAGGTCGACCCACTGGCCATTAAACCAGACCTGATTGGCGTTGGCGGGGTTGACTTTCTCGGCGATCAGATCGAGGTCATCGTTCTGGAACATAGTCATGCTCCAGCCGAAATCCAGGTTATGCCCGAGCGAGGCAAAGGGATTGAGCGCCTGATGGTGACCGTACAGCTCGAAGCCCGGCGCAGACAACTGCGCCTCGTACCAAACCGCTGGGACGGCGAAACGAATATGCGGGTCGCCAGCCAGCAGAGGCTTGCCGCTTTGGCTGCGATTTCCGGCGATGACCCAGGCATTGCTGCCCTCGAACTGCGGGAGGCCAGCCTCGACCAACGCCTGCTGGCTGATCCGGGCGATAGCGTTGAGGTCCTTCCAGTCGCTGGTCGCCAGGTTGACTTGACCGACGACGCCTTGTGGGTGCCAGTCGAGATCAAACACTTTCAGATAGTTGGCGCCCAGTTTATCGCGCACATAGGTCAATACCGGTTCGGTGCGAAAAGCCGCGGCAAAGCTGTAGGCCATGTAACCCACTACGCTGACGCTGTCTTCCGCGGTGAAGGGACGCGACTCAATCCCCAACAGGTCAAACTCTACAGGTTTGGCGTGACTGGCCTGGTATTGGTTGATGCCATCCAGATAGGCCTCCAGGGCTCGCCAGGAAGATGACTGCTTGTCGATCCCGGTTACGTATGCGTCGGCATGCTCGCGGATGCGCAAAGTGCGGAACAGCCGATCAGTCTCGAGCAACTTGGGCCCGAGCACTTCCGCCAGTTCGCCACGCGCCAGACGGCGGAGCATTTCCATCTGGAACAGGCGATCTTGAGCATGTACATAGCCCTGCGCACGGTACATATCGGTTTCGTTCTGAGCCTTGATATGTGGTACGCCGCGTTCGTCGTAACGCACGTTGACCGCCTTCTGAAGATTCGCGATCTGCGCTTGACCGTCTCGGACCGGCTGCTTGCTGTGGACATACCAGGTCCCGCCGGCAGCCACAGCAGTAATCACCACTGCGAGTACAGTTAGGGTGCGTTTCATCGAGTTTTCCTTATTCTTATTGAGCGTGGGCATGCGCAGCAATTGAAAGCGCCCTGCATTCTGCGCAGCCTGGCGCACTGCAACATTGACCGGACACTCGAATCTTGGAAGTATTCGGTCAATAACGGAGTAATCAATGAACTTAGAACAGGCCAGTCACAGCCCTGCGGCGCTGACCCACTCCCCGACCTTGCGACGCTTGTTGTACGAGGCACTGGCCAGCTTGCAACTGGACCCCACCGTCACCTACCGCCGCGCTTACCAAGGTGTGCCGCTGCCTCCTCTCTTGTTAAGCGAGCGGCAGGAGCACGACAACGCGCCATTGTTCTGGCAGGCACTGGCCGGACTGACGGGGGATGTGGACATTGGCCTGCACTTGGGCGAAGTGATGAAGCCACGGCCGCTGGATGTAGTGGGCTACCTTCTGCTCGCCAGTCGAGACATGCGTGAGGCGGTACTGTGCTTTGTGCGCTATCAGCACATTCTCTCTGGCGGTTTTGCTGCGCGCCTGGAGGACGATGGCGAATCTGTACGCCTAGTGCTGGACCTGAACTATCGCGGATATGGCTCGCTACGCCAGCAGATGGAATGCCTGGCGCTGGTACTGATCAAGATGCTCGGCAGCGTCAGCGACGGTGAGTTTGCGCTGCTGGGCATCGACTTCCGCCATCCGGCGCCCAGACGGCTCAGTGAGCATCAGCGCTTGTTCGGTCTGACTCCACGCTTCGGGCAAGCACATGACGCGTTGATCTTCCCGCGCGTGCTGCTCGCGCGGCCGTCGCGTAGTGCCAATCCTCGAATGTTTACCTTGCTCAGTCAGCAGGCGGAACTGGAGTTGGCGGAGTTATCGGAGAACCAACTGTTCAACCGGGTACGCTATTGGCTGACAGGTAATCTTGGGCAACAGGGCTGTAATTTGAAAGCCTGCGCCGTGGCGCTGGATTTGAGCGGCAGCGCCTTGCAGCGTAGCTTGGCAACCCAGGGCAGCAGCTTCCGCGCCTTGCATGAGGAAGTGCGTCGACTGCGCGCGCTGGAACTACTGGATACGGGCCAGGCGATCCGCGAAGTGGCTCGCGCCTGCGGCTTTGCCGAGCTGTCACCGTTCTATCGGGCATTCCGTCGTTGGTTTGGTTGTACCCCACAGGCCTATCGGGTCCGTTGCACAATAGTTGAAGGCTGAAGAACCAAGTTGATGCTGGGCTTGACCGCTAGTGTAAGTGTACGGGGAAGGTTCTTATCTGTAATTGTTCATGAGTAGCGCCAACTTTAGTCGGCACCACCCAATGCTCTTCCTGGCGCTGATGAGGCGATGAACTCTTCCATACTCATAAGAACAATATCCATGCTCTCAACCCGCCTCCGCCCATGCCTGCTGTGCTTAATACTGAAATTTTTGTCGCCTCGTGTGCTGATCCCCTTCAGTTGGACCTCCCACCGGTGCTGTCCTGCTTGAATACCAAACTGATGGAGGCTGCGAATTTTCGACCGCATCCGAACTGTTTGCCATCGCCTATTTCGACAGCTAGCAGGCCGGCAGTGATCTGGCTGACGCCGGGCATACTCAGAGGATGACTGCCCATATCATCGTCAACCAGTTGGCCAGCCATCTCTTTAGCCAACTGCGTGATTTACTTATCCAGATAAGCAAACAGCCAGGTGCTCATGCTTGTAAACGAGCGACAGTTCAGCGCCTGGAAATCCCGAATGTATTGAATCGGGAGTTCGTTGTCCCAGCGTCGACACGTTGGCCAGTTGCATGCGCATGTTTGGCACCAGACTGATTTGCTCCTGACCGACGCCAATCGTGACCTGCAAGCCGTCAAATATGTCTTGCTTGGCAGCGATGGCAATGGCCATCAGGCCCGACGCGCACTGGCGGTTGATCGTCTGCCCGCTTACCGACGTGGGCAAGCCTGACGCCAAGGCCGACAGACGCGCCGGGTTGATTGCCGCAGTGCCGCTCTGCATGGCCGTACCCAGCACCAGATCTTCGATCTAGACCCGGCTCAATGCCAGCACGCTCGACTGCTGCTCGAATAGCAATGGCCGTCATACTGGGCGTCTTGAGGTCATTGAATGCGCCACGCATTGCCTTGGCGATCGGCGTGCGCGCGGTGGAAACAATCACAGCGTCTTTCACGGTTCAAGTTCCTTGTTTTTAGAAGGCAAGCACTCGCTGACCAGCTCACTCAGTGCCAGGCGCAGACGTTCGGGAATCGGCGCCGGGCGACGTTGAAGACGGTCAACAAACACATGCACGAAACGCCCGGTCGCACAGGCCAATGCCTGGCCTTCACGGAATACCGCGAGCTGATAATGCACTGAGCTGTTACCCAATCTGCTCACCGCCAGCGCCACCTCGATGAGCTCCGGGAACGCGATCGGCATGTGGTAATCGCAACCGGAGCTCACCACCAGGCCGATAACCGGACCATCATGAATATCCAGTCCGCCGTGCTCGATCAGCACGCGGTTCACGGCGCTGTCGAAGAAACCGTAAAAGACCACATTGTTGACGTGTCCATACACGTCGTTGTCGTGCCAACGGGTGGTGATTATAGTGAAGTGCCGATAGCTGACGCGCTGCCTGAGGTCGGTCATCAGTAAGCCGCTTCATAGATGGCCAACGCGTCGC includes these proteins:
- a CDS encoding ABC transporter permease — translated: MIIANQYVPTRAFAGMGITLFIILAVAFGPVFMSHGPNEIVGDTWDAPSLFYPLGLDNLGRDMLARLLDGGRTTIGLALAITAISFLIGVSSGIAAAVAGGWLDAVLSRLVDLLMSLPQLVLALIILTALGTSIPVLIGTIAILESTRVFRITRSVAMGVAALDFVQVARLRGEGLWWIIRREVLVNSLPPIIAEFGLRFCFAFQFIAALSFLGLGIRPPNADWGSMVRDNAQAITYGVIAPLIPAIAIALLTIGVNLIADWLISRNSPAVGEEQ
- a CDS encoding ABC transporter ATP-binding protein translates to MSSRFSEPAILRIEQLSIVARRDSGEEVTLLDGINLELRPGEVLGLIGESGAGKSTLGLTALGYVRPGCHIAGGHVFFDGMDLFALSLEQRQKLRGRRIAYYAQSATAAFNPSRPIMDQVCDVPVRHGLCSRQEARRRAIELFRTIDLPSPNTFGDRYPHEVSGGQLQRAMAAMTMAGEPDILVLDEPTTALDVTTQVEVLETLRKLIRERGTAALHITHDLSVVAQTADRIMVMRKGRVEETGAAEKILHAPQAPYTRELVSVQMRPHMTTIGTPRADDVTLVVNDLSVSYGRMRVLDNVSLSIAPGETLVVVGESGSGKSTLAKSIVGQLAPTAGSIHLCNEPLAPFALRRSRDELRRIQMVHQIPDTALNPQQKIRDILARPLSFYFGVSHQQACLQVMQLLERVYLPADCADRLPAQLSGGQKQRVCIARALAAQPDLLICDEVTAALDPIVAAHTLELLREVQRETGIAILFITHDIDAARRLGDRVVVMQKGKAVDSGPIAEVFDSNTRHPYTSKLLESVPQMRSDWLDTLIAKRRGGTTSSVDGSALEL
- a CDS encoding LacI family DNA-binding transcriptional regulator; the encoded protein is MTEKCRAIISSNSKGTALTENPRSPPTLNDVAALAGVSAQTVSNYLTGRNKPRSANLQRLEAAIKELGYRPSAAARALRLKRSNTIALLLEDGADSAVEKARQNWEPLHAMFLYGATMKARELGYRITIVLTEQGTTEAEAQRLVREGMTDALICSTEAMPDAQLRRLQKLARTENVPIAMLQEYRVHPDICTVAAEDEHGATMVAEHFAALGHKRVAVMIVLPLWPGPIRRRDGFEIAARRLGLEVQVWECERYDAETIRTYAANRLQREDSPTAVFAVNDIIAINVMKQAIDMGLEVGRDISVVGFNDLDIASQVTPPLTTIRTPAATMGARAVEVLTNALGGQPLPQSTTLPVEFIIRGSSGPPIRLQD
- a CDS encoding penicillin acylase family protein codes for the protein MKRTLTVLAVVITAVAAGGTWYVHSKQPVRDGQAQIANLQKAVNVRYDERGVPHIKAQNETDMYRAQGYVHAQDRLFQMEMLRRLARGELAEVLGPKLLETDRLFRTLRIREHADAYVTGIDKQSSSWRALEAYLDGINQYQASHAKPVEFDLLGIESRPFTAEDSVSVVGYMAYSFAAAFRTEPVLTYVRDKLGANYLKVFDLDWHPQGVVGQVNLATSDWKDLNAIARISQQALVEAGLPQFEGSNAWVIAGNRSQSGKPLLAGDPHIRFAVPAVWYEAQLSAPGFELYGHHQALNPFASLGHNLDFGWSMTMFQNDDLDLIAEKVNPANANQVWFNGQWVDLKTTEQEIRVKGEAPVKLTLRQSPHGPIINDALGVSGGNTPIAMWWAFLETQNPLLDGFYQINRADSLAKMRSAAAKIQAPGLNLVWANAKGDIGWWAAAQLPKRPAGANPNFILDGSTAEANKNGFYPFSDNPQEENPARGYIVSANFQPVSPTAMEIPGYYNLPDRGQRLDQQLADNSVKWNLDNSQALQLDTATGYGPRLLAPLLTLLREVVTAPEERALLEQLAAWKGDHSLDSTSATLFNQLVYQLTFCAMHDELGDAFFDNLLSTRVLDVALPRLAAEADSLWWDNLSTPTIESRADIVKEAWQASIAHLKQTLGNDPASWSWGKAHTLTHGHPLGQQKLLGKLFNVGPFAAPGGHETPNNLSARVGPAPWQVVYGPSTRRLIDFADPAHSLGINPVGQSGVLFDRHYADQAQTYIQGGYLPQHFEESEVAANTKGTLTLLPAQ
- a CDS encoding ABC transporter substrate-binding protein, which gives rise to MNDKRRVDEYLEGMTRRGVLKGAAVLGLGLGLNLSLPFARAAEPKKGGTFRLGMIEGETTDTLDPRLTGTTYAAHVSLQLRNCLVEIGPDMTLVPELAESFEPQDKGAKWAFKLRSGVTFHNGKAMSPVDVIYSMNLHRGETSTSGAKSLLAQVKEIASDGDTVTFTLFEPNADFPFVLADYHLVIVPDGTTNFKDGMGTGGYVLESFQPGVLTRVRRNPDYWKPNRAHFEFVETISIPDSVGRNNALLGGAVDAIIQTDPKTANLLASRRGYQLIETKGTQHVTLAMRTDLAPFDNVDLRLALKHGIDREQLVKTLLKGHGVVGNDHPIASVNRYHADHLTQRSYDPDKAKFHLKRSGLSDLKLTLDASDAILAFGVDMAAIFQQSAAKAGINFDIHRNPTDGYWDSVWLAKPWFEGFWAGRPTADWMFTQGYAADARWNEAKWKNPRFNQLLVAARGELDEGTRAQMYGEMQALCSDDGGSIIPFFTNTLDAATDKVQFGQLSSNLAGDGARCAERWWFA
- a CDS encoding ABC transporter permease, giving the protein MKKTRSDEAPLPPACHSTNKPFENGKQPRAHSQLLSLLGRRFCLGLLTLLALSAVVFASTQILPGDVASAVLGRDATEEALRAFRQTLGLDQPALLRYFSWLSNALHGDFGLSLANGAPIIDQIRFRLENTLLLAAVAAIISIPLAVVLGIVSAIKSQGRVGSFLNIGALAAISIPEFLFGYLLILVFSTQLGWFSAISMVLPDMDLTQRLSVVILPAFTLAPMVWAYTMRMTRTAVLSVMSQPYIEMAILKGEPRSSIVLRQALPNAMAPLISVVALNLAYLIVGVIVVETIFVYPGIGQYMVDAVGKRDIPTVQACGLIFGATYVLINLLADLLVIITNPRLRGALK